A portion of the Chlamydia caviae GPIC genome contains these proteins:
- a CDS encoding KpsF/GutQ family sugar-phosphate isomerase, with protein MGSPATAIDLCQDIITKQKESLERFFATFQCEGTWLLAEKILNHQGSIFFSGVGKSGCIARKIAATLQSFGERAFFLCSGDLLHGDFGVVRPGDIVCLFSKSGETRELLEWIPYFKERGVFIAGITSSAYSSLAILCDHVVILPMIEELDPFNLVPTTSTTCQLLFGDLLSITLLRSRGISLADYGKNHPGGQIGLKVVGKIRDYMFPKTEVPFCSPDNTVADSLDIFSSYGCGCVCVVNELFEILGIFTDGDLRRALSRHGGDILLQKLKDIMTPSPRVISEDADVLLGLQMMETGNPVSILPVVDAKDQKYVVGLLQMHTLAKAGLI; from the coding sequence ATGGGTTCTCCCGCAACAGCTATCGATTTATGCCAAGATATTATCACTAAGCAAAAAGAATCTTTAGAGCGCTTTTTTGCTACTTTCCAATGTGAGGGGACGTGGTTGTTAGCTGAGAAAATATTGAATCATCAAGGTTCTATATTTTTTTCTGGTGTGGGCAAAAGCGGTTGTATTGCAAGGAAGATAGCTGCAACCTTACAGTCTTTTGGAGAACGTGCTTTTTTTCTTTGTTCTGGAGATCTTCTCCACGGGGATTTTGGTGTTGTCCGTCCAGGAGATATTGTTTGTCTGTTCTCTAAAAGTGGAGAAACCCGCGAACTTTTAGAATGGATCCCTTATTTCAAAGAACGTGGTGTATTTATCGCAGGGATTACTTCCTCTGCATATTCTAGTTTAGCTATTCTTTGCGATCATGTGGTTATTTTACCTATGATAGAAGAATTAGATCCTTTTAATCTTGTTCCTACAACATCAACAACATGCCAGCTGTTATTTGGAGATCTTCTCTCTATTACACTATTGCGTAGTCGAGGAATATCTCTGGCAGACTACGGGAAGAATCATCCGGGTGGGCAAATTGGTTTGAAGGTTGTTGGGAAAATCCGAGATTATATGTTCCCAAAAACAGAAGTGCCTTTTTGCTCTCCTGACAATACAGTTGCAGACTCCTTGGATATTTTTTCTTCCTATGGTTGTGGCTGCGTGTGCGTAGTGAATGAGCTATTCGAAATATTGGGAATATTTACAGACGGGGACTTACGCAGGGCTTTATCTCGTCATGGAGGGGATATTTTATTGCAGAAGCTTAAAGATATCATGACTCCAAGTCCTAGAGTGATCAGCGAAGATGCTGATGTGCTTCTTGGCTTACAAATGATGGAAACAGGAAACCCTGTTAGCATCCTACCTGTTGTCGATGCTAAAGATCAGAAGTATGTTGTGGGATTGCTTCAGATGCATACACTGGCAAAAGCAGGACTCATCTAA
- a CDS encoding uroporphyrinogen-III synthase, protein MTLYLGLNQQTAKRYHAYFAPILVIVPFARSSPQQRRAFRYLEKTSHILLTSPSSTSLFISRMRRKVPKKTLENKHYLCLGKITAHRLKCLLPKAHYALATVETGEGVLPMISSLPKDARILYPHSALSRPVIKNFLEKENRSFFAYPHYGIREQRLKSKIFDRCHRIILTSPSGVRAYAKLFSKLPNKKHLCQGPITLKEFQKIYNQPGELL, encoded by the coding sequence ATGACCCTATATCTAGGATTAAATCAACAAACCGCAAAAAGGTATCACGCCTATTTTGCTCCGATTCTTGTGATCGTTCCATTTGCAAGAAGTTCCCCGCAACAACGCCGCGCTTTTCGGTACCTTGAGAAAACTTCGCATATTTTACTCACTAGCCCTTCGTCAACATCGCTATTTATCTCAAGAATGCGTAGGAAAGTGCCGAAAAAAACTTTGGAAAATAAGCATTACCTATGTTTAGGGAAAATCACAGCACATCGGCTTAAATGTCTTCTCCCAAAGGCACACTACGCACTAGCTACAGTTGAAACAGGAGAAGGTGTTTTGCCAATGATTTCCTCACTACCTAAAGACGCTCGGATCCTCTACCCGCACTCTGCTTTATCTCGCCCTGTTATTAAAAATTTTCTAGAGAAAGAAAATAGATCTTTTTTTGCCTACCCTCACTACGGCATTCGAGAACAACGATTGAAGTCAAAAATATTTGATCGATGTCATCGGATAATTTTAACCAGCCCCTCGGGAGTTAGAGCTTACGCCAAACTCTTTTCTAAGCTCCCAAACAAAAAACATTTATGCCAAGGGCCCATTACATTAAAGGAGTTTCAAAAAATTTATAATCAACCAGGAGAACTCCTTTAA
- a CDS encoding membrane protein, with protein MPSVNPGNSQNQVRNSRTPLLAPALSSREIATQRRNKILKIASVSILSALAIGTAAAGITLAIVLGSPVFAALAIASVLFAGVAILVYKQLTQKADGDWIQALDQDFRALPATVADANFVIEPGAQLSFYQNKKNPGVKLGMREEVSGFSIKFSALPRSNTARTVTSQRGITFNAVPPAPQTQIAITTNQARALVKELTKLGEHSNWGAAQYQGQTSIISPFAPTEARSTPLNIKNSKSIPLLEKEKYPERIGHIRGPKLDEFSGSDQDVINGYYNRALYAYESCIKEAIEKECSIISVPLFSSVYELDAKNDVPKKNKNYEWMLGCNNLCKKALVEAVNNAALSNPNSLKLLILLQDPFAPLP; from the coding sequence ATGCCTAGTGTTAACCCGGGTAACTCCCAGAATCAAGTTAGAAACAGCAGGACTCCGCTTCTAGCTCCTGCCCTATCTTCAAGAGAAATTGCTACTCAAAGACGTAACAAGATACTAAAAATTGCCTCCGTATCTATTCTCAGTGCCTTAGCAATTGGAACTGCCGCTGCCGGTATTACCCTTGCTATTGTTTTAGGGTCTCCTGTATTCGCAGCATTGGCTATAGCCTCTGTGCTATTTGCCGGAGTGGCCATACTTGTCTATAAACAGCTAACACAAAAAGCTGATGGGGACTGGATTCAAGCACTAGATCAAGATTTTAGAGCTCTCCCAGCTACAGTTGCAGATGCAAATTTTGTAATCGAACCGGGAGCCCAACTATCGTTTTACCAAAACAAGAAAAATCCTGGTGTTAAACTTGGTATGCGAGAAGAGGTCTCGGGCTTCTCTATAAAGTTCTCCGCTCTTCCCAGGTCAAATACAGCAAGAACGGTAACAAGCCAACGCGGAATCACATTCAATGCAGTACCTCCTGCACCGCAAACGCAGATTGCAATAACTACAAATCAAGCGCGCGCTTTAGTCAAAGAGCTTACCAAACTTGGAGAGCATTCAAATTGGGGTGCAGCTCAGTATCAGGGACAAACCTCCATTATCTCACCGTTCGCCCCCACAGAGGCTCGTTCCACACCATTAAATATAAAAAACAGCAAGTCCATACCTCTCTTAGAAAAAGAAAAATATCCGGAACGTATAGGGCATATCCGAGGTCCCAAACTCGACGAATTCTCAGGAAGCGATCAAGACGTAATCAATGGTTATTATAACCGCGCACTTTATGCCTACGAAAGCTGCATAAAAGAAGCTATTGAAAAAGAATGTTCTATCATTTCCGTCCCACTATTCTCTTCTGTCTACGAATTGGATGCAAAAAACGATGTTCCCAAAAAAAATAAAAATTATGAGTGGATGTTAGGCTGCAATAATCTATGCAAGAAGGCTTTGGTTGAAGCTGTCAATAACGCAGCCCTAAGCAATCCAAATTCTTTAAAACTCCTTATTCTTTTACAAGATCCGTTTGCACCTCTTCCCTAG
- a CDS encoding dihydrolipoamide acetyltransferase family protein, translating to MFEFRFPKIGETGSGGFVVRWLKQVGENVAKDEPIIEVSTDKIATELASPKAGKLIRCLVSEGDEVASGEILAEIAIESGMQEEVLEEASSKTSCSHSQDCGNSPGWFSPAVLSLAHREGVSIQQLQQISGTGNEGRVTRKDLENYISEMRAPSSPKTTNANENRIPMSPLRRAIASSLSKSSDEVPHASLIVDIDVTDLMNLISEEKDRFFATHGVKLTITSFIIQCLAKALEQFPLLNGSLDGDTIVVKKSINVGVAVNLNKEGVVVPVIHNCQDRGLVSIAKTLADVSTRARSNKLDPSETQDGSITVTNFGMTGALIGMPIIRYPEVAILGIGTIQKRVVVRDDDSLAIRKMVYVTLTFDHRVLDGIYGSEFLTSLKNRLESVTMS from the coding sequence ATGTTTGAATTTCGATTTCCGAAAATAGGGGAGACGGGTTCCGGAGGGTTTGTAGTCCGTTGGCTCAAGCAAGTAGGTGAGAATGTTGCAAAAGACGAACCTATAATTGAAGTGTCAACAGACAAGATTGCTACTGAATTAGCATCTCCTAAAGCAGGGAAATTGATTCGTTGTCTCGTAAGTGAAGGTGATGAAGTCGCCTCTGGAGAAATTTTAGCCGAAATTGCTATAGAATCGGGTATGCAAGAAGAAGTTTTAGAAGAAGCCTCTTCTAAGACTTCTTGTTCTCATTCTCAAGATTGTGGAAATTCCCCAGGATGGTTTTCACCAGCAGTTCTTAGTTTAGCGCATCGCGAAGGTGTTAGCATCCAACAGCTCCAACAAATTTCTGGAACAGGAAATGAGGGGCGTGTGACGCGTAAAGATTTAGAAAATTATATTTCTGAAATGCGTGCGCCTTCGTCTCCAAAAACAACAAATGCGAATGAAAATCGCATTCCTATGTCTCCACTACGTAGAGCTATAGCTTCTTCATTATCTAAATCTTCAGATGAAGTGCCTCACGCGTCTCTTATTGTAGATATTGATGTCACAGATTTGATGAACTTAATCTCTGAGGAGAAAGACAGATTCTTTGCAACACATGGTGTGAAACTGACGATTACGAGTTTCATTATTCAATGTTTAGCAAAGGCCTTGGAGCAATTCCCGTTATTAAATGGATCTTTAGACGGGGATACAATCGTTGTGAAGAAATCCATAAATGTGGGAGTTGCTGTTAATTTGAATAAAGAGGGTGTTGTTGTCCCTGTTATTCACAATTGTCAAGACCGTGGTTTAGTCAGCATTGCAAAAACTCTCGCGGATGTATCTACAAGAGCTCGATCCAATAAGCTTGACCCTTCAGAAACTCAAGATGGTAGCATCACAGTGACTAATTTCGGTATGACGGGAGCTTTAATTGGTATGCCGATAATTCGTTATCCCGAAGTGGCTATTTTAGGAATAGGAACAATACAAAAACGTGTTGTTGTTCGTGATGATGATTCTCTAGCTATCCGAAAAATGGTCTATGTTACGCTAACATTTGACCATAGAGTGCTTGACGGCATTTACGGTAGTGAATTTTTAACCTCATTGAAAAATCGGTTAGAGTCTGTTACGATGAGCTAA
- the cdsZ gene encoding zinc ribbon domain regulatory protein CdsZ yields the protein MHEALQSILAIQELDIKMIRLMRVKKEHQKELAKVQSLKSDIRRKVQEKELEMENLKNQIKEGENRIQEISDQINKLESQQAAVKKMDEFNALTQEMTAANKERRALEHQLSDLMDKQAGSEDLIVSLKESLTSTENSSFAIEKEICESIKNINQEGQALLQQRSELKEATDPEMFLIYERLLNNKKDRVVVPIENRVCSGCHIVLTPQHENLVRKKDRLIFCEHCSRILYWREPDALTADSSAAKRRRRRAAI from the coding sequence ATGCATGAAGCCCTCCAGAGCATTTTAGCCATTCAAGAGCTCGATATTAAAATGATTCGCTTAATGCGAGTCAAAAAAGAGCATCAGAAAGAGCTCGCTAAAGTCCAATCTCTTAAATCTGACATTCGTCGTAAAGTTCAGGAGAAAGAGTTGGAGATGGAAAACTTAAAGAATCAGATTAAAGAAGGTGAGAATCGGATTCAAGAGATTTCTGATCAAATCAATAAATTAGAAAGTCAACAAGCAGCTGTGAAAAAGATGGATGAGTTTAATGCCCTCACCCAAGAAATGACAGCAGCAAACAAAGAGCGTCGTGCGTTAGAACATCAACTTAGTGATCTCATGGACAAGCAAGCAGGAAGTGAAGATCTGATTGTTTCTTTAAAAGAAAGTCTAACATCTACAGAAAATAGCAGCTTTGCTATTGAAAAAGAAATCTGCGAAAGCATTAAAAACATCAATCAAGAGGGCCAAGCCCTACTACAACAGCGTAGCGAGTTAAAAGAAGCTACGGATCCTGAAATGTTTCTTATTTACGAACGTTTGTTAAATAATAAAAAAGATCGCGTTGTTGTTCCTATAGAGAATCGTGTCTGTAGTGGATGTCATATCGTTTTAACTCCACAGCATGAAAATTTAGTCCGTAAAAAAGACCGATTAATTTTCTGCGAACATTGTTCTAGAATTTTATATTGGCGAGAACCAGATGCTCTCACTGCTGACAGCTCTGCAGCAAAACGTCGTCGTCGTCGCGCTGCTATATAA
- a CDS encoding RNA methyltransferase codes for MEFIGKNNPKVKEVVALKQSRSRKGPLFLLEGFREIQKALNSGYECERIFCGENVSEKEQSFLNRIQKTPLEKIYCSEEILSKLSYKEHHDNFIAVMKKRWWSREEFLGQKKNPLPFYLIIEQVEKPGNVGAILRIADGVGADGVILCDPIVDLYNPNVIRSSLGTVFTLPIWSATLDEVLQTIAEEKWQVFATSPRASTMYFCENYNQPLALVFGSEKDGLTSHWLKGNFAKISLPMLGQVDSLNLSTAVSAVAYEVIRQRWLA; via the coding sequence ATGGAGTTCATAGGAAAAAATAATCCCAAGGTGAAAGAGGTAGTAGCGTTAAAACAAAGCCGTTCACGTAAGGGGCCGCTATTTCTTTTAGAAGGATTTCGAGAAATTCAAAAAGCTCTGAACTCAGGATACGAGTGTGAGCGGATTTTCTGTGGAGAGAATGTTTCGGAAAAAGAACAATCTTTTTTAAATCGTATTCAAAAAACACCTTTGGAAAAGATTTATTGTTCAGAAGAAATCCTTTCAAAACTTTCTTATAAAGAGCATCACGATAATTTTATCGCTGTGATGAAGAAACGTTGGTGGTCCCGAGAGGAATTTCTAGGCCAGAAAAAAAATCCTCTGCCTTTCTATTTAATCATAGAACAGGTTGAAAAACCTGGAAATGTGGGTGCTATACTTAGAATTGCTGATGGGGTAGGTGCTGATGGGGTGATTTTATGCGATCCCATAGTTGACCTCTACAATCCTAATGTGATTCGCTCTTCATTGGGAACAGTATTCACTCTTCCTATCTGGTCAGCTACTTTAGATGAGGTATTGCAAACTATTGCTGAGGAAAAATGGCAAGTTTTTGCAACTTCTCCTAGAGCAAGTACTATGTATTTTTGCGAGAATTACAACCAGCCGCTGGCTCTAGTTTTTGGGTCAGAAAAAGACGGACTAACTTCTCACTGGCTTAAAGGGAATTTTGCAAAAATATCTCTTCCCATGCTTGGTCAAGTAGATTCTTTAAATTTATCTACAGCAGTTTCGGCAGTTGCTTACGAAGTCATTCGCCAACGCTGGCTAGCCTAA
- a CDS encoding class I SAM-dependent methyltransferase produces MDYKLLDSGDGKKLESFGPITLIRPSCTAIWPKSSPSLWKKAQAEYQRSGEEGQWHFRSSVPKEWRIALNGVDCTLKFTPFGHVGIFPEHSGFWPELKQSIEKHSECRVLNLFAYTGSTSIFAAKCGAKVCHVDASKSAIKWAQKNVANNALSEKRIFWVIEDVFSFLQKEIRRGKKYEVILLDPPTYGRGPDGEVFKIDRDFFSLLLLCSKLLSDSSSYILITSHTPGHTPAFLHSLATRALPLDRQYWSSGESFCGIGDQALPSGVFVKWSS; encoded by the coding sequence ATGGATTACAAACTACTGGATAGTGGTGATGGAAAAAAGTTGGAAAGCTTTGGTCCGATAACTCTCATCCGACCTTCTTGCACGGCAATCTGGCCGAAGAGTTCACCATCTCTATGGAAAAAGGCGCAAGCAGAATATCAAAGATCTGGTGAAGAAGGGCAGTGGCATTTTAGGTCTTCTGTCCCTAAAGAATGGCGAATCGCTTTGAATGGCGTTGATTGTACGCTAAAGTTCACTCCTTTTGGTCACGTAGGTATTTTCCCCGAACATAGCGGTTTCTGGCCCGAATTAAAACAGAGCATAGAAAAGCATTCTGAATGTCGGGTTTTAAATTTATTTGCTTATACAGGTTCTACGTCGATTTTTGCTGCAAAATGCGGAGCAAAAGTATGCCACGTCGATGCATCTAAATCTGCAATAAAATGGGCGCAAAAAAATGTTGCGAACAACGCTTTGTCTGAAAAAAGGATCTTTTGGGTTATTGAAGATGTATTTTCTTTTTTACAAAAAGAAATACGGCGAGGGAAGAAATACGAAGTGATTTTATTAGATCCTCCAACCTATGGTCGCGGACCTGATGGCGAGGTTTTTAAAATAGATAGAGATTTCTTCTCTCTGCTGCTTTTATGTTCCAAATTGCTTTCTGATTCTTCTTCCTATATTTTGATCACTTCGCATACGCCAGGGCATACGCCAGCTTTTTTACACAGTTTAGCTACGCGGGCTCTACCTTTGGATAGACAGTATTGGTCTTCTGGAGAAAGTTTTTGTGGTATTGGGGATCAAGCCTTACCTTCTGGAGTGTTCGTTAAATGGAGTTCATAG
- a CDS encoding glycine hydroxymethyltransferase, protein MASLLHKFLENASGKKGQDLASTAYLAALDHLLHSFPSIGKSVIDELKGQRSRLKMIASENYASISVQLAMGNLLTDKYCEGSPFKRFYSCCENVDAIEWECAETAKELFGAESAFVQPHSGADANLLAMMAIITQKIQGPAVKRLGYKTINDLTDKEYAELKAEIGSHVCLGPSLNSGGHLTHGTVRMNVMSKLMRCLPYEVNKKTERFDYAEIARLVRTHKPTVLVAGYSSYSRRLNFSTLKQIADDCGAVLWVDMAHFAGLVAGGVFVEEENPIPFADIVTTTTHKTLRGPRGGLVLASKEYDGIINRACPLMMGGPLPHVIAAKAVALKEALTVDFKKYAHQVVDNARTLAEHFQKQGLRLLTGGTDNHMLIIDLTSLGISGRIAEDILSSIGIAVNRNTIPSDAVGKWDTSGIRLGTPALTTLGMGSDEMEEVANIIVKVLRNITLRRNADDSFSKSEGELPENIAQEARARVADLLSRFPLYPEIDLETLV, encoded by the coding sequence ATGGCATCGTTGTTGCATAAATTTTTAGAAAATGCTTCGGGGAAGAAAGGTCAGGACCTAGCTTCTACCGCATATTTAGCTGCATTAGACCATCTTTTGCACTCCTTTCCTTCGATTGGGAAGAGCGTTATTGATGAGCTCAAGGGGCAACGCTCTCGTTTAAAGATGATAGCTTCTGAAAATTACGCCTCTATTTCAGTTCAGCTTGCTATGGGAAACTTACTTACAGATAAGTATTGTGAGGGAAGTCCATTTAAGCGATTTTATTCTTGCTGCGAGAATGTTGATGCTATTGAGTGGGAGTGTGCTGAAACAGCTAAAGAACTCTTTGGCGCAGAAAGTGCTTTCGTGCAGCCCCATTCCGGAGCCGATGCGAATTTATTGGCGATGATGGCAATTATTACTCAGAAAATCCAAGGTCCTGCTGTTAAACGTTTGGGATACAAAACGATTAACGATCTTACAGATAAAGAGTATGCTGAATTAAAGGCTGAGATAGGTTCTCACGTCTGTCTAGGTCCTTCATTAAATTCAGGAGGGCATTTGACACATGGAACAGTACGTATGAATGTGATGTCAAAATTGATGCGTTGTTTGCCTTATGAAGTGAATAAGAAGACAGAACGTTTTGATTATGCTGAAATTGCACGTTTAGTGCGTACACATAAGCCTACAGTGTTAGTTGCTGGATATTCTTCTTATTCGCGTAGATTAAATTTTTCCACCCTAAAACAGATTGCTGATGATTGCGGAGCTGTTTTATGGGTAGACATGGCACATTTTGCAGGACTTGTTGCTGGGGGTGTTTTTGTCGAAGAAGAAAATCCTATTCCTTTTGCTGATATTGTCACTACGACAACGCATAAAACTCTACGAGGACCTCGTGGAGGTTTGGTTTTAGCTTCTAAAGAATATGATGGGATAATCAATAGAGCTTGTCCTTTAATGATGGGTGGTCCCTTGCCTCATGTTATTGCTGCGAAAGCCGTAGCATTAAAAGAAGCTCTCACTGTGGATTTTAAAAAGTACGCTCATCAGGTTGTGGATAATGCGAGAACTTTAGCAGAGCATTTCCAAAAGCAAGGATTACGTTTGCTTACAGGCGGTACGGATAATCATATGTTGATTATTGATCTGACTTCTCTAGGTATTTCTGGACGCATAGCCGAAGATATTTTAAGTTCTATCGGTATTGCAGTAAACCGCAATACGATACCATCGGATGCAGTGGGTAAATGGGATACTTCAGGAATACGTTTGGGAACACCTGCTTTAACCACTCTCGGTATGGGCAGTGATGAAATGGAAGAAGTTGCGAATATTATTGTGAAAGTATTGCGAAATATTACTTTGAGACGTAATGCTGATGATAGTTTTAGTAAAAGTGAAGGAGAGCTTCCAGAAAACATTGCTCAAGAAGCTAGAGCACGAGTCGCAGACTTATTATCGCGGTTCCCGCTTTATCCTGAAATCGATCTGGAAACTTTAGTTTAG
- a CDS encoding dicarboxylate/amino acid:cation symporter, producing MKLWMKIFIGLFVGVTLGLILEDKAIFFKPIGDIFLNLLSMVVYPLVFCSMVLGIASISDMKKLGRIGMKSVGLYLGTTCIAIVIGLCFAQFFSPGEGCDLSQNVIETTIVAPEKNSAYFLSLISQIFPSNPVRSFVEGNILQIIVFAIFLGIAMRLSGEKGLPVAKFIESFSEIMLRMINMIMAFAPYGVGASMAWISGSHGLVILWQLGKFVLAYYLACVFHAVIVFGGIIRMGCKMSFSKFLSAMMDAISCAISTSSSSATLPVTMRCVSKNLGVSSEVSGFVLPLGATVNMNGTAIFQGMAAVFIAQAYNCPLSFSSLLLLVIAATFSAVGSAGVPGGGMITLGSVLASVGLPIQGIAVLAGIDRLRDIIGTPMNILGDAVVAVYVASGEGELSTPIESKVALEDESRETV from the coding sequence ATGAAACTATGGATGAAAATCTTTATAGGATTATTTGTCGGGGTTACCCTAGGTTTAATTTTAGAAGACAAAGCAATCTTTTTTAAGCCGATAGGAGACATTTTTCTTAACCTGTTAAGCATGGTTGTCTACCCTCTGGTATTTTGCTCCATGGTTTTAGGTATTGCTTCTATCAGCGATATGAAGAAATTAGGCCGAATAGGAATGAAAAGTGTCGGCTTATATTTGGGTACTACATGTATTGCTATTGTTATAGGCTTATGTTTCGCTCAATTTTTTAGCCCTGGAGAGGGGTGTGACTTATCACAGAATGTTATTGAAACAACTATAGTTGCTCCTGAAAAGAATAGTGCCTATTTCTTATCTTTGATTTCTCAAATTTTTCCCTCAAACCCCGTGCGGTCGTTTGTTGAGGGAAATATTTTACAAATCATTGTCTTCGCTATTTTCTTGGGAATCGCTATGCGTCTTTCCGGAGAAAAGGGGCTTCCTGTAGCTAAATTCATCGAAAGTTTTTCTGAAATCATGCTCCGCATGATCAACATGATCATGGCTTTTGCACCCTATGGTGTTGGAGCTAGTATGGCATGGATTTCTGGTAGTCACGGGTTAGTGATTCTCTGGCAATTAGGAAAATTCGTTCTCGCGTACTATCTAGCGTGTGTATTTCACGCTGTGATTGTCTTTGGCGGTATTATCCGCATGGGCTGCAAGATGTCCTTCTCTAAATTCCTTTCTGCTATGATGGATGCAATATCTTGTGCGATATCTACCTCTAGTAGTTCGGCGACACTACCTGTAACGATGCGTTGCGTATCTAAAAATCTTGGGGTTTCTTCGGAAGTTTCTGGTTTTGTTTTGCCTTTAGGTGCTACTGTCAATATGAACGGTACCGCAATATTTCAAGGTATGGCCGCAGTATTTATTGCTCAAGCTTATAACTGCCCTCTATCTTTCAGTAGTTTGCTATTGCTTGTTATTGCAGCTACTTTTTCTGCAGTAGGCAGTGCGGGTGTCCCTGGAGGAGGAATGATCACTTTAGGATCTGTATTAGCCTCCGTAGGCTTGCCTATACAAGGAATCGCTGTTTTAGCAGGAATTGATAGGTTGCGAGACATCATAGGAACCCCGATGAATATCCTCGGAGATGCTGTGGTAGCTGTTTATGTAGCTTCTGGAGAAGGCGAGCTATCAACACCAATAGAGAGCAAAGTAGCTTTAGAAGACGAGAGCAGAGAAACAGTGTAG
- the lpxK gene encoding tetraacyldisaccharide 4'-kinase, producing the protein MKTRFPSPFFILYRRLTVAISFGKVLGWGCLGRILSWMFSCIASFRRKLFCSAPYRASSTVISVGNIVLGGSGKTPTVLWLAENLRARGYSCAVLSRGYKGKCSRQRKLIVVDPKMHSAAYVGDEPLLMAGKLQDGAVFVHKDRRVSAKHAAKNFDILILDDGFQNTKLHKDVEIVVVNGQDPLGGAEFFPRGRLRDFPNRLKEADFIIVNGSCCLENQKLLNTWSSSPKIFVEPCISQVLWEPSGEQLPLDSLSGLAAGVFCGLGFPQGFLDMLKRAGVKILGTYLLPDHAGITKKELHYFSSKIALRQGRGILCTEKDGVKLGNLVHEQGILPVGKVQMRFDFANHEDSGVSLLNRIDQIHNGKR; encoded by the coding sequence ATGAAAACACGCTTTCCTTCGCCCTTTTTTATTTTGTATCGCCGCTTAACTGTAGCTATTAGCTTTGGGAAAGTCCTGGGGTGGGGGTGTTTGGGGAGAATTCTATCTTGGATGTTCTCCTGCATTGCAAGCTTTCGTCGAAAGCTATTTTGTTCAGCCCCTTACCGAGCGTCTTCTACTGTAATCAGTGTGGGCAACATTGTCCTTGGAGGTTCTGGTAAGACGCCTACAGTATTGTGGTTGGCTGAAAATCTAAGGGCTCGAGGATATTCCTGTGCCGTTCTTTCTCGCGGATATAAAGGAAAATGTAGTCGTCAGAGAAAGCTTATTGTAGTCGATCCTAAGATGCACAGCGCCGCTTATGTAGGAGATGAACCCTTGCTGATGGCAGGGAAACTCCAGGATGGGGCTGTTTTTGTGCATAAGGATCGTAGAGTTTCGGCTAAACACGCTGCTAAAAATTTTGATATTTTGATTTTGGATGATGGCTTCCAAAATACCAAACTACACAAAGACGTGGAAATTGTCGTAGTTAATGGTCAAGATCCCTTAGGGGGAGCAGAGTTTTTCCCCCGAGGCCGCCTTCGCGATTTTCCTAATAGATTGAAGGAGGCTGATTTTATCATAGTTAATGGTTCCTGTTGTTTAGAGAATCAGAAACTTTTAAATACATGGAGCTCGTCGCCAAAAATTTTTGTTGAGCCCTGTATTTCCCAAGTACTTTGGGAGCCGAGTGGGGAGCAACTTCCTTTAGATAGCCTTTCGGGGCTAGCTGCCGGTGTTTTCTGTGGTCTCGGATTTCCACAGGGATTTCTTGATATGTTGAAACGTGCCGGAGTGAAGATATTAGGGACGTATTTATTACCTGACCACGCGGGAATAACGAAAAAAGAATTGCACTACTTTAGCTCGAAGATAGCTCTACGTCAAGGGCGGGGGATATTGTGCACGGAAAAGGACGGTGTAAAGCTCGGGAATTTAGTTCATGAGCAAGGGATTCTCCCGGTTGGCAAGGTGCAGATGCGTTTTGATTTTGCAAACCATGAAGATTCTGGCGTTTCCTTACTAAATAGAATAGATCAAATACATAATGGTAAGAGGTAA